A genomic window from Methanovulcanius yangii includes:
- a CDS encoding CoB--CoM heterodisulfide reductase iron-sulfur subunit A family protein: MAEAKEEPRIGVFICHCGTNIAGSLSIEEVMEYAKTLPGVIVADEYQYMCSTPGQKKIVEAIAEHNLNGIVVAACSPRLHEPTFRTATQEGGLNKFRFEMANIRDQNSWVHMHDWEGATAKAKDQVRIAVAKARMLEDLIPKSVPVEHSALVLGGGVGGMQAALDLAGAGIKTYLIEKSPSIGGRMSQLDKTFPTLDCSQCILTPKMVDVGRHPNIELYTYAEVENVEGYIGNFTVTIRKKARGVLSPDEAEARGIIGGGCNGCGDCAEVCPVIKPNPFEFGMAPRKAIYIYHPQVMPLQFTVDFDSCVKCGLCVEACGEEKKAIDLDMVDTFEEVKVGTCILAIGYDLIPIEEKTEWGYKRYDNVITGLEFERLICASGPTGGKLIRPSDGQIPKKVGFVLCAGSRDNTGGVAKPYCSRFCCMYSLKHAHQIMEKIPGAVPYIFYMDIRSFGKMYEEFYYRIQNEGAKFIRGRVANILEDPSTKNLTVFTEDTLLGRPLSLEMDMVVLAAAIQPKPEAERIRQMFGVSKSQDGWLLEAHPKLNPCGTTTAGIYLAGVCQGPKDIPDTVAQAEGAASAASIPIHTGEVQLEPYFAICMDDLCAGCGMCVPQCPYGALALVEKNGRQVMEVTEAKCKGCGTCGGFCPGGAIKMQHFTSPQICAQIDAFLLEGGEQ; this comes from the coding sequence ATGGCTGAAGCAAAAGAAGAACCAAGAATTGGTGTATTCATCTGTCACTGCGGTACGAACATCGCAGGTTCTCTCTCTATTGAGGAGGTCATGGAATACGCAAAGACCCTTCCCGGCGTCATCGTTGCGGATGAATACCAGTATATGTGTTCCACCCCCGGACAGAAGAAGATCGTCGAGGCAATTGCAGAACACAACCTCAACGGCATCGTCGTTGCGGCCTGTTCCCCGCGTCTCCACGAGCCGACCTTCCGTACGGCAACCCAGGAGGGTGGCCTGAACAAGTTCCGGTTCGAGATGGCAAACATCCGTGACCAGAACTCATGGGTTCACATGCACGACTGGGAAGGTGCAACCGCAAAGGCAAAGGACCAGGTCCGGATTGCCGTTGCAAAGGCCCGCATGCTTGAGGACCTTATTCCCAAGAGTGTACCTGTCGAACACTCCGCACTCGTCCTCGGTGGCGGTGTCGGTGGTATGCAGGCAGCACTTGACCTTGCAGGTGCGGGAATCAAGACGTATCTCATCGAGAAGTCCCCCTCAATTGGTGGACGCATGTCCCAGCTTGACAAGACCTTCCCGACACTTGACTGTTCACAGTGTATCCTGACCCCGAAGATGGTGGATGTCGGACGCCACCCCAACATTGAACTCTATACGTACGCGGAAGTTGAGAATGTTGAGGGGTACATCGGTAACTTCACGGTCACCATCCGGAAGAAGGCACGCGGTGTTCTCTCTCCTGATGAGGCGGAAGCACGCGGCATTATCGGTGGCGGCTGTAATGGCTGTGGTGACTGTGCAGAAGTATGTCCTGTCATCAAGCCGAACCCGTTCGAGTTCGGGATGGCCCCCAGAAAGGCAATCTACATCTATCACCCGCAGGTCATGCCCCTGCAGTTTACCGTTGACTTCGACTCCTGTGTGAAGTGCGGTCTTTGTGTCGAGGCATGCGGTGAAGAGAAGAAAGCCATCGACCTCGATATGGTCGACACCTTCGAGGAGGTCAAGGTCGGTACCTGTATCCTTGCAATCGGATATGATCTCATTCCGATCGAGGAGAAAACCGAGTGGGGATACAAGCGGTATGACAACGTCATCACCGGTCTTGAGTTCGAGCGCCTGATCTGTGCATCCGGACCTACCGGCGGCAAGCTGATTCGTCCGTCCGACGGTCAGATCCCGAAGAAGGTAGGATTCGTCCTCTGTGCAGGATCCCGTGACAACACCGGCGGTGTGGCAAAGCCGTACTGTTCCCGGTTCTGTTGTATGTACTCGCTCAAGCACGCCCACCAGATCATGGAGAAGATACCCGGCGCAGTGCCGTACATTTTCTACATGGACATCCGGTCGTTCGGCAAGATGTACGAGGAGTTCTACTACCGTATCCAGAATGAGGGTGCAAAGTTCATCCGCGGCCGTGTGGCCAACATTCTCGAAGACCCGAGCACGAAGAACCTGACCGTCTTTACCGAAGACACCCTCCTCGGCAGGCCACTCAGCCTTGAGATGGACATGGTCGTCCTCGCAGCGGCAATCCAGCCCAAGCCCGAGGCAGAGCGTATCCGTCAGATGTTCGGTGTCTCCAAGTCGCAGGACGGATGGCTCCTTGAGGCCCACCCGAAACTCAACCCGTGCGGCACCACGACTGCAGGTATCTACCTTGCCGGTGTCTGCCAGGGTCCGAAGGATATTCCCGACACGGTTGCACAGGCAGAAGGTGCGGCATCCGCAGCATCCATCCCCATTCACACCGGAGAAGTCCAGCTCGAGCCGTATTTCGCCATATGCATGGATGATCTCTGCGCAGGCTGTGGAATGTGTGTCCCGCAGTGCCCGTATGGTGCACTTGCCCTCGTTGAGAAGAACGGTCGCCAGGTCATGGAAGTGACCGAAGCGAAGTGCAAGGGCTGTGGAACCTGTGGAGGATTCTGTCCGGGTGGCGCAATCAAGATGCAGCACTTCACCTCTCCGCAGATCTGTGCTCAGATTGATGCATTCCTTCTTGAAGGAGGCGAACAGTAA
- the hdrB gene encoding CoB--CoM heterodisulfide reductase subunit B gives MAGNMHQYAFFLGCIAPNRYPGCEAAAIKTSEKVGIELLPLKGAGCCPAPGAFGAIDLNVWYALAARNIVLAEQMNMDIALICNGCYKSIWEVNHILKHNDELRDGVNEVLKEVDMEFKGSIDVWHLAELYYDEKICGAKKLAASVTRPLTGTKIAVHYGCHLMKPGKERHFGDTEHPMWIDELVAALGAEPVQYRNKMQCCGAGGGVRGYDITHALDITNEKMINIREVGADAITEVCPFCQLQFDRGQIEIEEKFGQTYNIPVLHFNELLGLAQGMSPQELALDLHGIDCKPFLEKIL, from the coding sequence ATGGCTGGAAATATGCATCAGTACGCGTTCTTCCTTGGCTGTATCGCCCCCAACCGGTACCCCGGATGTGAGGCAGCCGCCATCAAGACCAGTGAAAAGGTCGGCATCGAGCTCCTTCCCCTGAAGGGTGCGGGATGCTGTCCGGCACCTGGTGCGTTCGGAGCAATCGACCTGAACGTCTGGTACGCCCTTGCAGCACGCAACATCGTGCTTGCCGAACAGATGAACATGGACATTGCGCTCATCTGCAACGGATGTTACAAGTCCATCTGGGAAGTCAACCACATTCTCAAGCACAACGACGAACTCCGTGATGGTGTCAATGAGGTTCTCAAGGAAGTCGACATGGAATTCAAGGGTTCCATCGATGTATGGCACCTTGCAGAGCTCTACTATGACGAGAAGATCTGCGGTGCAAAGAAGCTCGCAGCGTCTGTCACCCGTCCCCTGACCGGAACCAAGATTGCAGTCCACTACGGCTGCCACCTGATGAAGCCGGGCAAGGAACGCCACTTCGGCGACACCGAGCACCCCATGTGGATTGACGAACTCGTCGCGGCACTCGGTGCGGAGCCGGTTCAGTATCGCAACAAGATGCAGTGCTGTGGTGCCGGTGGCGGTGTCCGTGGATACGACATTACCCATGCCCTGGACATCACCAACGAGAAGATGATCAATATTCGCGAGGTCGGTGCAGATGCAATCACGGAGGTCTGTCCGTTCTGTCAGCTTCAGTTCGACCGCGGTCAGATTGAGATCGAGGAGAAATTCGGTCAGACGTACAACATTCCGGTTCTCCACTTCAACGAACTCCTCGGCCTTGCCCAGGGCATGAGCCCGCAGGAGCTTGCACTTGACCTGCACGGAATCGACTGCAAACCATTCCTGGAGAAGATCCTTTGA
- the hdrC gene encoding CoB--CoM heterodisulfide reductase subunit C — translation MATEKNYGNPELENKLRDRYFYTTDSNPEFLADVKKISRTIAHMCYQCGTCTGSCPSAPRSSYRIRLFMRRGVLGLEQEALNDPDLWLCTTCYSCTDRCPRDIAPTDVIMAMRNLAFKYDIVPRNFLKTVQLIYTTGHGVPNNDVNRAAREKLGLTADPPTTHSYPEFMPGIQKIMDHYKMKENADRILAEEGQ, via the coding sequence ATGGCAACTGAGAAAAATTACGGCAATCCCGAACTGGAAAACAAACTCAGGGACCGGTACTTCTATACGACCGATTCAAACCCTGAATTCCTTGCCGATGTGAAAAAAATCAGCCGCACTATTGCACACATGTGCTACCAGTGTGGTACCTGTACCGGGTCGTGCCCATCCGCACCGAGGAGCTCCTACCGGATTCGTCTCTTCATGCGCCGGGGAGTTCTCGGACTCGAGCAGGAAGCACTGAATGATCCGGACCTCTGGCTCTGTACGACCTGTTATTCGTGTACGGACCGCTGTCCGCGTGACATCGCCCCGACAGATGTTATCATGGCAATGAGGAACCTCGCGTTCAAGTACGATATCGTGCCCCGCAACTTCCTCAAGACCGTGCAGCTCATCTACACCACCGGCCACGGTGTACCGAACAATGATGTCAACAGGGCAGCCCGCGAGAAGCTTGGCCTGACCGCCGACCCGCCCACGACACACAGCTATCCCGAGTTTATGCCGGGTATCCAGAAGATCATGGACCACTACAAGATGAAAGAGAATGCAGACAGGATTCTCGCCGAGGAGGGTCAGTAA
- a CDS encoding 4Fe-4S binding protein — METFFPKFSKKREGVNVIMEQKLLKNVNNLILNAQTCTGCGICSEACPEEAISLGLVGAVIRGAVDYAEPVYIDEKKCSYCGVCVVMCPFNALTLKIDGEEALPIIEREGFPEYDMVTAIDQEKCVRCTICEDVCPRDAIDRQVAVYEGAEEGAKARQTALEATTKFTVDDEKCTKCGICGDLCPAIDVNRKPFSAESGKVEGEVVWNEELCDGCTVCVEACPEEAITVERIVSSGKLDGTVSIMDENCCTCRWCAINCPTEAITVEKIFEGDIEFNAEKCPSGCSTCVEVCPANAIYLPSAKPAKELKGEVEPVIAVNKDFCILCGACVNACPGEDIITLKRTGIRIKGKETDLFLKIKDKLCTPRTSKVKEGAADKVELKMVETA, encoded by the coding sequence ATGGAAACATTCTTCCCGAAATTCTCCAAGAAGCGTGAAGGTGTTAACGTTATTATGGAGCAGAAGCTCCTGAAGAACGTAAACAACCTGATTCTTAATGCACAGACGTGTACCGGATGTGGGATCTGTTCTGAAGCATGTCCGGAGGAAGCAATCAGCCTTGGTCTGGTTGGTGCAGTTATTCGTGGAGCGGTCGACTACGCTGAACCTGTTTACATTGACGAGAAGAAATGCTCGTATTGTGGTGTCTGCGTCGTTATGTGCCCCTTCAATGCACTGACTCTTAAGATCGACGGCGAGGAAGCCCTCCCGATTATTGAGCGTGAAGGATTCCCTGAGTATGATATGGTCACAGCGATCGACCAGGAAAAGTGTGTCCGCTGTACCATATGTGAAGATGTCTGTCCCCGTGACGCAATCGACCGTCAGGTCGCTGTGTACGAAGGGGCAGAAGAGGGCGCGAAGGCACGCCAGACCGCACTTGAGGCAACGACGAAGTTCACCGTCGATGACGAGAAGTGTACGAAGTGCGGTATCTGTGGCGACCTCTGCCCTGCAATCGATGTAAACCGCAAGCCCTTCAGCGCCGAATCCGGCAAGGTTGAGGGAGAAGTGGTCTGGAACGAAGAGCTCTGCGACGGCTGTACGGTCTGTGTCGAGGCATGCCCCGAAGAGGCAATCACCGTTGAGCGCATCGTTTCCTCCGGCAAACTCGATGGCACCGTCTCGATTATGGACGAGAACTGTTGCACCTGCCGCTGGTGTGCAATCAACTGTCCGACCGAGGCAATCACCGTTGAGAAGATCTTTGAAGGTGACATAGAATTCAACGCGGAGAAGTGCCCCTCAGGGTGTTCCACCTGTGTTGAGGTCTGTCCGGCAAACGCAATTTACCTGCCGTCTGCAAAGCCTGCAAAGGAGCTGAAAGGCGAAGTCGAGCCTGTCATTGCCGTCAACAAGGATTTCTGTATCCTCTGTGGTGCATGCGTCAATGCCTGCCCGGGTGAAGATATCATTACCCTCAAGCGCACCGGCATCCGCATCAAAGGCAAGGAAACCGACCTCTTCCTGAAGATTAAGGACAAACTCTGCACGCCGCGTACCTCAAAGGTCAAAGAGGGCGCAGCCGACAAGGTTGAGCTTAAGATGGTTGAAACCGCGTGA
- a CDS encoding indolepyruvate ferredoxin oxidoreductase subunit alpha → MAFALHINMERCTGCNACVVACPVDALELFTLDPVTNEKIYKVKNGKAMILDVDNELCAGCGVCVEACPFNVIRLAGPWDSISKSLAEGME, encoded by the coding sequence ATGGCATTTGCATTGCATATCAACATGGAGCGGTGTACCGGTTGTAACGCATGCGTGGTCGCATGTCCTGTTGATGCACTGGAGCTCTTTACACTGGATCCAGTCACCAACGAAAAAATCTACAAAGTGAAAAATGGCAAGGCCATGATTCTCGATGTTGATAATGAACTCTGCGCCGGTTGCGGTGTATGTGTTGAGGCATGTCCATTCAATGTGATACGGCTGGCAGGACCGTGGGACTCAATTTCCAAATCCCTGGCAGAAGGAATGGAGTGA
- a CDS encoding molybdopterin molybdotransferase MoeA: MNYFLDLVPVTEAARVLQTCAPRLPGETVPLPAALGRILAAPVSAREDIPGFSRSVVDGYAVYAADTTGAGEAIPALLTITGRISMGEGSIPPLNRGECMYVPTGGVLPHGADAVAMIEYSEEMGRDVLVRRAVAQGENVTLSGDDFRAGVEVFETGRRLSPRDLGVLGGLGYDTVNVVRRPKVGIISTGNELVPVDQVPAPGEIRDVNTYLCHGYVMERGGDPEIFGIVPDEREALEEAISRAVESCDIVLISGGSSKGERDMCAAIIEEMGTVHIHGIALAPGKPTIIGTIGTTPVIGLPGHPASSYVVLIALVDELIGAMTRSGVHRNIRKATLRTNIASARGREDYVRVRLTGDEATPLFGKSGLTNTLIYSSGLVRVPESREGLETGEEVEVILW; this comes from the coding sequence ATGAATTACTTTCTTGATCTTGTTCCGGTGACAGAGGCTGCAAGGGTTCTTCAAACCTGTGCGCCGCGGCTTCCGGGTGAGACGGTGCCTCTCCCGGCAGCACTCGGACGGATACTTGCAGCACCGGTCAGCGCCCGTGAGGACATTCCCGGGTTTTCCCGATCGGTCGTTGACGGGTATGCGGTATATGCGGCCGACACCACAGGGGCAGGAGAAGCCATTCCCGCACTACTGACCATCACCGGCAGAATCAGCATGGGGGAGGGCAGCATTCCCCCCCTCAACCGGGGCGAGTGCATGTATGTCCCCACGGGAGGAGTCCTCCCCCATGGCGCCGATGCTGTGGCCATGATTGAATACTCGGAGGAGATGGGCAGAGACGTCCTGGTGCGCCGGGCGGTGGCACAGGGGGAGAATGTGACCCTCAGCGGGGACGATTTTCGTGCGGGCGTCGAGGTCTTCGAAACCGGCAGACGTCTCTCACCGCGTGATCTGGGTGTGCTGGGGGGACTCGGGTACGACACGGTGAACGTTGTCAGACGACCAAAGGTGGGCATCATATCCACCGGCAACGAGCTCGTCCCGGTGGATCAGGTGCCAGCCCCCGGGGAGATCCGGGATGTGAATACGTATCTCTGCCATGGGTATGTCATGGAACGCGGCGGAGATCCGGAGATCTTCGGGATCGTACCCGACGAACGCGAGGCGCTGGAAGAAGCCATTTCCCGGGCAGTCGAATCATGCGACATTGTCCTGATTTCGGGAGGGAGCTCCAAGGGTGAGCGTGACATGTGCGCTGCCATCATAGAGGAAATGGGGACAGTCCATATTCATGGCATAGCACTCGCACCGGGCAAACCGACAATCATTGGAACCATAGGAACAACGCCGGTCATCGGCCTTCCCGGCCACCCGGCATCATCGTATGTCGTGCTCATCGCCCTCGTGGACGAACTAATCGGGGCGATGACGCGCTCAGGAGTCCACCGGAACATACGAAAAGCGACCCTTAGGACGAATATTGCCTCTGCACGGGGACGGGAAGACTATGTACGGGTCCGCCTCACAGGTGACGAGGCGACACCCCTCTTTGGAAAGTCGGGCCTGACAAATACGCTCATTTATAGTAGTGGGCTTGTCCGGGTCCCGGAGTCCAGGGAAGGACTGGAGACAGGAGAAGAGGTGGAGGTCATTTTATGGTAA